DNA sequence from the bacterium genome:
GTCGGCCCGAGCGAAGCGGTAGCGGCCGGGAAACTCGGCCTCGATCCCCCGCAGATTGTCGAGGTTGCCGGCATAAGTCAGCTTGTCGACATTGAGCACTTGGCCCTGATAGCCGCTGTCGGCGAGCAAGTAGCGGATGAAGTTGGAGCCGATGAAGCCGGCGCCGCCGGTGACGAGGAGGCTCTTCACGCCCGGGCCTCCTTCATCAGGCCGGCTCGGTGGCGGCGCACGAAATCGGACAAGTCGAGGCGCCAGTCGCGCATTCGGTTCAAGCCCTCGGTTTTGAGCCGGAGGTTTTCCAAGATCGAATTGGCCGGACGGAGCGCCGCGGTCGGGAACTCGGCGGTCGAGCAAGGCGCGACCTCGGCCTCGACTTCCATCAAGCGGAGAAATTCCACCGCCGCTTCATACCAGGTCGTATATCCCTCGGCGCTGGCATGATAGACTCCGTGGGCCTCGCTGCCGATCAAGGCGACGATCTGAGCCGCCAGGGTCGCCGCCCAAGTCGGCGCCCCGAACTGGTCGCTGACCACTTTCAAAGGCTCGCCGCGCAAGGCCTTGACCAAGATGGCTTTGAAGAAATTTCGGCCGGCGGCCCCGTAGACCCAGGCCGTGCGCAACACCACCCAATCGCCGGCATTCAAATGGACCTGGCGCTCGCCCTCCAACTTGCTTTCACCGTAAGCCGAAAGCGGCGCCGGCTCGTCGCTTTCCAAGTAAGGATGGGGCGGAGGTTTTCGTCCGTCGAAAACGTAGTCAGTCGAGAGATGGAAAATCGGAATGCCCAATTCGTAGCAAAACTCAGCCAAGCGGCCCGGCGCCACCGCGTTGACCAGCCAGGCGGTCTCGCGCTCGCTCTCGGCCAAATCGACCTTGGTGAAGGCCGCGCAGTTGATCAGGCAGTCGGGGCGGAACTCGCGGAGCTTGGCGGGAATGGCGGCCTTCCTCAGGTCCCATTCCTCGCGCGCCGGCGCCAGGACTTCATGCTCCCGGCTCAAGCAGGCCTGAAGCTCGCTGCCGACTTGGCCGGCTCCCCCGCTGATCAAGATCCTTGCCATAGCGAATCCCCGATTTCTCGTCATTCGGTCTAAAATATTCCATACTTGAAGTCGATCCGTAATTTTCCCACTATAAGACCATGACCATCCTGCGCTTCCCACCCTTGGAAA
Encoded proteins:
- the rfbD gene encoding dTDP-4-dehydrorhamnose reductase — protein: MARILISGGAGQVGSELQACLSREHEVLAPAREEWDLRKAAIPAKLREFRPDCLINCAAFTKVDLAESERETAWLVNAVAPGRLAEFCYELGIPIFHLSTDYVFDGRKPPPHPYLESDEPAPLSAYGESKLEGERQVHLNAGDWVVLRTAWVYGAAGRNFFKAILVKALRGEPLKVVSDQFGAPTWAATLAAQIVALIGSEAHGVYHASAEGYTTWYEAAVEFLRLMEVEAEVAPCSTAEFPTAALRPANSILENLRLKTEGLNRMRDWRLDLSDFVRRHRAGLMKEARA